One genomic region from Synechococcales cyanobacterium T60_A2020_003 encodes:
- a CDS encoding MBL fold metallo-hydrolase, with product MTHVSPSPDSTTAQERSPHKTPRLVFEEHSHSNDYAIFAFPPNRHTLGGTAYFIVNRTPNAHGRSTNLLIDCPAWTEEHQAFIAQHGGVQTLMITHRGAIAQVKEIQEQTGCDVVIQEQEAYLLPNLAVQSFQNEIRLGAHTYAFWTPGHSPGSACVYDDRHGGVLFTGRHLLPNAQGQPEPLRLSKTFHWPRQLRSVQQIRDRFAADTFSYICPGASTGFLRGKRAIAHAYAELMALDLDAYRQKTPFI from the coding sequence ATGACACACGTTTCCCCCAGCCCAGATTCCACCACTGCCCAGGAGCGATCGCCCCATAAAACGCCGCGTCTAGTCTTTGAAGAGCACTCCCATTCCAATGACTATGCGATTTTTGCCTTCCCACCGAACCGCCATACTCTTGGGGGAACCGCCTACTTCATCGTGAACCGCACCCCCAATGCCCACGGGCGATCGACCAATCTTTTGATCGATTGTCCCGCTTGGACGGAAGAACATCAGGCGTTTATTGCACAGCATGGAGGCGTTCAAACCCTGATGATTACCCATCGAGGGGCGATCGCCCAAGTGAAGGAAATCCAGGAGCAAACGGGGTGTGATGTAGTCATTCAGGAACAGGAAGCCTACCTGTTGCCCAATCTTGCGGTCCAATCTTTCCAGAATGAAATCAGGCTTGGGGCTCATACCTATGCGTTTTGGACACCCGGACACTCACCGGGATCGGCCTGTGTGTATGACGATCGCCACGGGGGTGTGCTGTTTACCGGACGGCACTTGCTCCCCAATGCCCAAGGTCAGCCCGAACCCCTGCGCCTCTCCAAAACGTTTCATTGGCCTCGCCAACTCCGCAGCGTGCAGCAGATACGCGATCGCTTTGCTGCCGATACCTTCAGCTACATTTGCCCCGGAGCCAGTACGGGATTTTTGCGGGGGAAGCGGGCGATCGCCCATGCCTATGCTGAGTTGATGGCACTAGATCTAGATGCCTATCGTCAGAAAACGCCCTTCATCTAA
- a CDS encoding VOC family protein: MEIDHLDHLVLTVRNCQATCEFYTQVLGMELVIFGGDRLALRFGRQKINLHEYGRSHRPHAQTPTPGSQDLCLITRTPLAEVKAHLEHCQIPIEEGIVTRTGAEGAIASLYIRDPDGNLIELSNPIVNPA; encoded by the coding sequence ATTGAGATTGACCACTTGGATCACCTGGTGCTGACGGTGCGGAACTGTCAGGCCACCTGCGAGTTTTACACCCAAGTGCTGGGTATGGAGTTGGTTATCTTCGGTGGCGATCGCCTTGCCCTTCGATTCGGACGGCAGAAGATCAATTTGCACGAGTATGGGCGATCGCACCGACCCCACGCACAAACGCCCACGCCCGGTTCCCAAGATCTCTGCTTGATCACGCGCACACCCCTAGCGGAAGTCAAGGCACACTTGGAACATTGCCAAATTCCCATTGAAGAGGGGATCGTGACTCGGACAGGGGCAGAAGGGGCGATTGCCTCTCTGTACATTCGTGATCCCGATGGCAATCTGATTGAACTTTCCAACCCGATCGTCAATCCCGCTTAG